In Sphingobium sp. Cam5-1, the following proteins share a genomic window:
- a CDS encoding LysR family transcriptional regulator yields MSSWDGFDEFLAVASTGSFTRAAQLIGMSSTHMSRSIMALERRVQAQLFHRTTRRVSLTDTGRIFLERCERIAQERDEAVAMIGEEGVPQGELKVTCSTAMGERFVAPIIRRFAMHHPKLNVTIDLTNRVVDPISEGYDLAVRTGKPTDSRLIAIEVASRTLYTCAAPSYLARHGTPHSIEELDRHEHIIGTNPLWRFADAGQEILHRPRGRFRCNSGQAVIDACISGLGICQLPDFYILPYLRHGMVEIILEDYRAKDEPIWAVYPQRRHLLPKVRTVVECLQHELATAMHPPRGRQVNDERPRQGMTGPE; encoded by the coding sequence ATGTCGTCCTGGGACGGGTTCGACGAATTTCTCGCGGTGGCGTCCACCGGGTCGTTCACACGCGCGGCGCAGTTGATCGGCATGTCATCGACGCATATGAGCAGATCGATCATGGCCCTGGAACGCCGCGTCCAGGCTCAACTGTTCCATCGGACGACGCGGCGGGTAAGCCTGACCGACACGGGCCGCATCTTCCTCGAACGATGCGAGCGGATCGCGCAGGAGAGAGATGAAGCGGTCGCGATGATCGGTGAAGAGGGCGTGCCTCAAGGAGAGTTGAAGGTCACCTGCTCGACCGCGATGGGGGAACGTTTTGTTGCGCCCATCATCCGCCGCTTTGCGATGCACCATCCCAAGCTGAACGTTACCATCGACCTTACCAACCGAGTCGTCGATCCCATTTCAGAAGGATATGACCTCGCAGTTCGTACCGGCAAACCGACAGACAGCCGGTTGATCGCAATAGAGGTTGCGTCACGGACTCTCTACACCTGCGCAGCGCCCAGTTATCTCGCCAGACACGGGACACCCCACAGCATCGAGGAACTGGACCGCCATGAACATATCATCGGCACCAACCCGCTATGGCGCTTTGCGGACGCTGGGCAGGAGATACTTCATCGACCGAGGGGCCGTTTTCGGTGCAACAGCGGGCAAGCCGTTATCGACGCTTGCATTTCCGGTCTCGGCATCTGTCAGCTGCCGGACTTTTACATCCTTCCCTACCTTCGGCATGGTATGGTCGAGATAATTCTGGAAGATTATCGAGCGAAGGACGAACCGATCTGGGCGGTATATCCACAGCGTAGACACCTCTTGCCGAAAGTCCGAACTGTAGTGGAATGCCTTCAACATGAGCTGGCCACAGCCATGCATCCTCCACGCGGGCGTCAGGTGAATGACGAACGGCCTCGCCAAGGCATGACGGGTCCGGAGTAA
- a CDS encoding cytochrome P450: MVHIQDDLAKAQDEFLPLGDPEFVKNPYPWFERLRKERPLHRLPNGTYVVSRYHDIVKYGRLPELTILEPEDAPENAFTAGFGDTMLSREGPAHVALRGRTAKWFTPPLIRQYAAAAERAVNEALDEYKDGEVIDGHHKLGMIPTHALMCDALQLPTDDPESAVGAMLDVMRGISSVATAKDDEIAAKGFAYLRSRVMDLIAYKKENPGTGLADALIEAEEKGEITREEMIQTLSLFWGSGAHNPSYLIGAALEYFAKHPDLYQMYREQPEKRRAILNEIIRLFPAELSFIRNTTEPVEILGTLIPERTPVRFLLNSANRDPDVFPSPDEVDLNRPAKAMPLSFGIGPHACAGTAIARIGAEIIFDVIASRVKRIEMAGDSVFDATDRSRAFISQALRLYLD; the protein is encoded by the coding sequence GTGGTTCACATCCAGGACGATCTAGCCAAGGCGCAGGACGAGTTCCTGCCACTTGGCGACCCTGAATTTGTCAAAAATCCCTATCCCTGGTTTGAACGGCTGCGCAAGGAGCGTCCATTGCATCGGCTGCCGAACGGCACCTATGTCGTGTCACGCTACCATGATATCGTCAAATATGGTCGCTTGCCCGAACTCACTATCCTGGAGCCGGAGGACGCGCCGGAAAATGCCTTCACGGCGGGCTTTGGGGATACGATGCTCAGCAGGGAAGGTCCGGCGCATGTCGCGCTGCGTGGCCGGACGGCCAAATGGTTCACGCCTCCGCTGATCAGGCAATATGCCGCCGCCGCTGAAAGGGCGGTCAACGAGGCGCTGGATGAATATAAAGATGGCGAGGTGATCGACGGGCATCACAAGCTTGGCATGATCCCGACCCACGCGCTGATGTGTGACGCGCTCCAACTGCCCACCGATGATCCGGAATCCGCGGTGGGCGCGATGCTTGACGTGATGCGAGGGATCAGTTCGGTCGCCACCGCGAAGGACGACGAGATTGCGGCGAAGGGTTTTGCCTATTTGCGGTCTCGTGTGATGGATCTGATCGCTTACAAGAAAGAAAATCCCGGTACCGGGCTTGCCGATGCGCTGATCGAAGCGGAAGAAAAGGGAGAGATCACACGCGAGGAGATGATCCAGACGCTTTCGCTATTCTGGGGGTCTGGCGCGCACAATCCATCTTATCTGATCGGTGCGGCCCTCGAATATTTCGCGAAACATCCTGACCTTTACCAGATGTATCGCGAGCAACCGGAAAAGCGACGCGCGATCCTGAATGAGATCATTCGCCTGTTCCCTGCGGAATTGTCATTCATAAGGAACACCACGGAGCCGGTCGAGATATTGGGCACGCTGATCCCGGAACGCACGCCGGTTCGATTTCTGCTCAATTCGGCCAATCGCGACCCTGACGTTTTTCCTAGTCCGGATGAGGTGGATCTCAATCGCCCGGCCAAGGCCATGCCGCTCAGTTTCGGCATTGGGCCGCACGCCTGCGCCGGGACCGCCATCGCCCGGATCGGAGCCGAGATTATCTTCGATGTCATCGCAAGTCGGGTCAAGCGGATCGAGATGGCGGGGGATTCCGTGTTTGACGCCACGGATCGGTCGCGCGCCTTCATCAGTCAGGCGCTCAGGCTGTATCTCGACTAA
- a CDS encoding long-chain fatty acid--CoA ligase — MIGTMMDFELTIGSILLHADRFHGDRAIVSRQPDASIVRSSYSQVLNRSRQLCNALTALGVVAGDRVATLATNSLRHLEVYFAVPAMGAIIHTVNPRLFPEQVEFIINHAQDKVLLVEPQFVPLVEQIRGSLKNVRHIVVMGSDDGDAAGLLPYDELVEAASPVFDFPVIPERTGSALCYTSGTTGAPKGVLYSHRSVVLQSLVISGIDWFAVRRRDSLLPIVPMYHVNAWTLPFAAAMNGSKLVLPGSALDSRSLFELISTEQVTLAAGVPTIWSDLIQFLEAQDERVDSLERVIVGGTAPTPSMIKTLEEKYGVQTCHGWGMTETSAGGLFNAPHDWDHLDNEDRRVMLGKQGRTPYPFNIRIVDADGEEAPWDGKTFGSLQIRGPSVTSSYYNGDGPPIQAARDGWLPTGDIAVVDPAGYVEIVDREKDVIKSGGEWISSIALENIAASHPDVAEAAVIGIPHPRWDERPLLVVVPRADCRPDPADLIAYFAGKCAKWWIPDEAVLVDSIPRQATGKVFKARLREDHAKARAESPSVETGSGPV, encoded by the coding sequence ATGATCGGGACGATGATGGATTTTGAGCTGACGATAGGCTCTATCCTGCTGCATGCGGATCGATTTCACGGGGATCGCGCAATCGTGTCGCGCCAGCCCGACGCCAGCATCGTGCGCAGCTCCTATTCGCAGGTTCTCAATCGCTCGCGGCAACTGTGCAATGCGCTGACTGCCCTGGGCGTCGTTGCCGGAGACCGGGTCGCCACTCTGGCCACCAATTCCTTGAGGCATCTGGAGGTGTATTTCGCCGTCCCCGCCATGGGCGCGATCATCCATACCGTAAATCCCCGGCTGTTCCCGGAACAGGTCGAATTCATCATCAATCACGCGCAGGACAAGGTCCTGTTGGTCGAGCCGCAATTCGTTCCGCTAGTTGAACAGATCAGGGGAAGCCTGAAAAATGTTCGTCACATTGTCGTCATGGGGTCGGACGACGGGGACGCTGCCGGGCTTCTGCCTTATGACGAACTGGTCGAAGCAGCGTCCCCTGTCTTCGACTTTCCGGTGATCCCCGAACGAACCGGGTCGGCGCTCTGCTATACCTCAGGCACCACGGGCGCCCCCAAAGGAGTCCTTTATTCCCATCGCTCGGTCGTGCTGCAATCGCTGGTGATTTCGGGCATTGACTGGTTCGCGGTCCGGCGCCGGGACAGCCTGCTTCCCATAGTTCCCATGTATCATGTGAATGCGTGGACGCTGCCTTTTGCTGCGGCGATGAACGGGTCGAAGCTCGTCCTCCCGGGCAGCGCTCTGGATTCACGCAGCCTGTTCGAACTAATCAGCACGGAACAGGTGACGCTGGCCGCAGGGGTGCCCACGATCTGGAGCGACCTGATCCAGTTTCTGGAAGCGCAGGACGAACGCGTCGACTCGCTTGAGCGGGTTATCGTCGGCGGGACGGCTCCCACGCCATCGATGATCAAGACGTTGGAGGAAAAATACGGCGTCCAGACCTGCCATGGCTGGGGGATGACCGAAACCAGTGCTGGTGGTCTTTTCAACGCTCCCCATGATTGGGATCATCTGGACAATGAAGACAGGCGCGTCATGCTCGGAAAGCAGGGCCGCACTCCCTACCCGTTCAATATTCGCATCGTCGATGCGGACGGGGAGGAGGCTCCCTGGGATGGGAAGACTTTCGGCAGCCTGCAAATCCGTGGCCCCAGCGTAACGTCCAGCTATTATAACGGCGATGGTCCTCCGATCCAGGCCGCGCGCGATGGATGGCTACCGACCGGCGACATCGCCGTCGTCGATCCCGCTGGCTATGTCGAAATCGTGGATCGCGAGAAGGATGTCATCAAGTCCGGCGGGGAATGGATCAGTTCCATCGCGCTGGAAAATATCGCCGCGTCTCATCCCGATGTTGCGGAAGCGGCTGTCATCGGTATCCCGCATCCACGATGGGACGAAAGGCCGCTGCTGGTCGTAGTTCCTCGCGCTGACTGTCGACCGGACCCGGCCGACCTTATCGCCTATTTCGCTGGCAAGTGCGCAAAATGGTGGATTCCCGATGAGGCGGTCCTCGTAGACAGCATCCCAAGGCAGGCTACGGGCAAAGTCTTCAAGGCGCGGTTGCGGGAAGACCATGCAAAAGCCAGAGCGGAAAGCCCATCCGTGGAAACCGGGTCAGGTCCGGTCTGA
- a CDS encoding PDR/VanB family oxidoreductase produces the protein MTTGNPHLGESKLDLVVLSRRDAAEGVVVLELGSKDGADLPTWEPGAHIDLELANGMIRQYSLCGSPSDRKRWKIGVLREPESRGGSAFIHNVLKEGMAVHVVGPRNHFKLEPSGRYIFIAGGIGITPIIPMIAAVDAAGADWTLAYGGRSRGSMAFMEELSSRGSAVSVQPFDEVGHIDLASLLDHPDSTALVYCCGPEPLLSAVEGKCESWPSGALHLERFSAKPLEQPSFDGPFEVELAGSGQVYTVTPGESIMEVLEDAGLDVLCSCREGVCGSCETALISGAADHRDSVLSDDEKAQNSRIMICVSRSRTGERLVLDL, from the coding sequence ATGACCACTGGAAATCCGCATTTGGGCGAGTCCAAGCTTGACCTCGTCGTCCTGTCGCGCCGGGACGCAGCCGAAGGGGTGGTCGTCCTGGAGTTGGGATCGAAGGATGGAGCCGACCTGCCGACCTGGGAGCCGGGAGCGCATATCGACCTGGAGCTTGCGAACGGGATGATCCGTCAATATTCGCTGTGCGGGTCGCCGTCCGATCGGAAGCGCTGGAAGATCGGCGTACTGCGCGAACCCGAGAGCCGGGGCGGCAGTGCCTTCATTCATAATGTACTGAAGGAAGGCATGGCGGTCCACGTCGTTGGTCCGCGCAACCATTTCAAGCTGGAGCCGAGCGGGCGTTACATCTTCATCGCGGGCGGCATCGGCATCACGCCGATCATTCCCATGATCGCCGCGGTCGATGCTGCGGGAGCGGATTGGACATTGGCCTATGGCGGCCGCTCACGCGGATCGATGGCCTTTATGGAAGAGCTTTCCAGTCGCGGTTCCGCCGTTTCAGTGCAGCCTTTTGACGAGGTGGGTCATATCGACCTGGCGTCTCTCCTCGATCATCCAGATTCCACTGCGCTCGTCTATTGCTGCGGCCCTGAACCGCTGCTTTCGGCGGTGGAAGGCAAATGCGAAAGCTGGCCGAGCGGCGCGCTCCATCTGGAGCGCTTTTCCGCCAAGCCGCTGGAGCAGCCGTCCTTCGATGGACCGTTTGAGGTCGAACTGGCGGGCAGCGGTCAGGTTTACACCGTCACGCCGGGCGAATCGATCATGGAAGTTCTGGAGGATGCGGGCCTCGATGTTCTCTGCTCCTGCCGGGAAGGCGTGTGCGGCAGCTGTGAAACGGCCCTCATTTCAGGCGCGGCCGACCATCGCGATTCTGTCCTGTCTGACGATGAGAAGGCGCAGAACAGCCGGATTATGATCTGCGTATCACGCAGCCGCACCGGCGAACGGCTTGTGCTCGATCTGTGA
- a CDS encoding MOSC domain-containing protein gives MMKVKDIGMTFVKCTRFLSVDTARIETHGVDGDREFILLDQHGAPMPSHHHGLFAPLAFHFDPATERLTLTFPDGRTVEGSGAGSGATMALDYMGMRMVDVRDVDGNWNQLLTEYAGRPVRMVRSIRAGGGIDVLPITFFTTASLRNLSAKMGQAVDARRFRANLVIDHDQPFAEDGWEGCTLRIGEVLLRVRSGVPRCVVTQCHPETGANDMAVVPTLGKFRSRVHLPDGLMPSYSTPAFASYAEVLEPGVVKRGDHVQLTAAPH, from the coding sequence ATGATGAAGGTCAAGGACATCGGCATGACCTTCGTCAAATGCACCCGGTTCCTGAGCGTGGACACCGCGCGTATTGAAACGCACGGCGTCGATGGCGACAGGGAGTTTATCCTGCTTGATCAGCATGGTGCGCCAATGCCGTCTCATCATCACGGCTTGTTCGCGCCGCTCGCCTTCCATTTCGACCCGGCGACCGAACGGCTGACGCTGACCTTCCCCGACGGCCGCACCGTCGAGGGCAGCGGAGCAGGGAGCGGCGCAACCATGGCGCTGGATTATATGGGCATGCGGATGGTCGACGTGCGCGACGTCGATGGGAATTGGAACCAGCTTCTGACCGAATATGCTGGCCGACCCGTGCGCATGGTCCGCAGCATCCGGGCCGGTGGCGGTATAGATGTTCTGCCGATCACCTTCTTCACCACGGCATCACTGCGCAACTTGTCTGCAAAAATGGGACAAGCCGTAGATGCAAGGCGATTCCGGGCGAATTTGGTGATCGATCATGATCAGCCCTTTGCCGAGGACGGTTGGGAAGGCTGCACTTTGAGGATCGGCGAGGTGTTGCTGCGTGTGCGTAGCGGCGTGCCGCGTTGCGTAGTCACCCAATGCCATCCGGAAACAGGCGCTAACGACATGGCGGTCGTTCCGACGTTGGGCAAGTTCCGAAGCCGCGTCCATTTGCCTGACGGCTTAATGCCGAGCTATTCCACGCCTGCCTTTGCATCCTATGCCGAGGTGCTTGAGCCCGGCGTCGTGAAGCGTGGAGACCATGTGCAACTTACCGCCGCACCGCATTGA
- a CDS encoding SDR family oxidoreductase, with amino-acid sequence MSIQSGRVYGKVALITGGASGMGAAIATRFVREGASVIIADMDAGRGRALEERLGSQARFMPLDVRLEEDWTSAVNEAERQFGHLSILVNCAGILKESSLEDTTPEEYRLLTDVMQFGVYLGMRAVAPSMRRGGGGSIINISSTAGMVGYPQTFAYTAAKWAVRGMTKAAALDLADGKIRVNSIHPGNTNTPMIQGNDYSVEEVPLKRNASAEEIAHLALFLASDESLYITGAEHVIDGGFTAY; translated from the coding sequence ATGAGCATCCAAAGCGGCCGCGTCTATGGGAAGGTCGCGCTGATCACCGGCGGCGCAAGCGGCATGGGAGCGGCGATCGCCACCCGGTTCGTGCGGGAGGGCGCGTCGGTCATCATTGCCGATATGGACGCCGGTCGCGGTAGGGCATTGGAGGAAAGGCTGGGCAGTCAGGCGCGCTTCATGCCGCTGGACGTACGGTTAGAGGAGGACTGGACCAGCGCCGTCAATGAGGCCGAGCGGCAATTTGGCCACCTCAGCATCCTCGTGAACTGTGCCGGTATCCTGAAGGAATCGTCGCTGGAGGACACGACGCCGGAGGAATATCGCCTCCTGACCGATGTCATGCAATTCGGCGTCTATCTGGGCATGCGCGCCGTCGCGCCATCCATGCGCAGGGGGGGCGGCGGATCGATCATCAACATTTCCTCGACCGCGGGCATGGTTGGCTATCCTCAGACCTTCGCTTACACGGCAGCGAAATGGGCTGTGCGCGGCATGACCAAGGCTGCGGCGCTGGACCTTGCGGACGGAAAAATCCGCGTGAACAGCATCCATCCCGGCAATACGAATACGCCCATGATACAGGGCAATGATTATTCGGTGGAGGAAGTGCCGCTCAAGCGCAACGCCAGCGCGGAGGAGATCGCCCATCTTGCGCTATTTCTGGCATCCGATGAATCCCTTTACATCACTGGCGCGGAGCATGTCATCGATGGTGGTTTTACCGCATATTGA
- a CDS encoding SDR family NAD(P)-dependent oxidoreductase, which produces MGRLDGKVALITGGSAGLGRVTSLLFAQEGAKVVISDLSDGAEAVADIEAIGGQALFVKADVSKSADVQNMVQAAVDKFGRLDILYNNAAIWFEQPPLADISEEDFDRVYQVNVKGVFLGMKYGIQQMLKQGGGTIVNCGSINCFVAEAGSSDYATTKGAVLMLTKQGAVEYAKNNIRINCVCPGPMLTPMVRAAAEKAGQTIPEFSQQWNLPRGLVADPLEVAKVVLFLASDDSSNLFGASILADGGYTAL; this is translated from the coding sequence ATGGGCAGACTGGACGGAAAAGTTGCGTTGATCACCGGCGGAAGCGCTGGTCTGGGCCGGGTGACCTCGCTCCTTTTCGCGCAGGAAGGCGCCAAAGTCGTGATCAGTGACCTTTCCGACGGCGCGGAAGCGGTTGCCGATATTGAAGCAATCGGTGGACAAGCGCTTTTCGTGAAGGCGGACGTCAGCAAATCGGCTGACGTTCAGAATATGGTGCAGGCGGCCGTGGACAAGTTCGGTCGCCTGGACATCCTCTATAACAACGCTGCCATCTGGTTTGAGCAGCCGCCGCTCGCGGATATTTCGGAAGAGGATTTCGACCGTGTGTACCAGGTGAACGTCAAGGGCGTTTTCCTGGGTATGAAATATGGCATCCAACAAATGCTGAAGCAGGGCGGCGGCACGATCGTCAATTGCGGTTCGATTAATTGCTTCGTCGCAGAGGCGGGTTCGAGCGACTATGCGACCACGAAGGGCGCGGTGCTGATGCTGACGAAGCAGGGCGCCGTTGAATATGCGAAGAACAACATTCGCATCAACTGCGTCTGTCCCGGCCCGATGCTGACGCCGATGGTGCGCGCCGCCGCCGAAAAGGCCGGTCAGACGATCCCGGAATTTTCTCAGCAATGGAACCTGCCCCGTGGGCTGGTTGCCGATCCGCTGGAAGTGGCGAAGGTCGTTCTGTTCCTGGCCAGCGACGATTCTTCCAATCTCTTCGGCGCGTCCATCTTGGCGGACGGAGGCTACACGGCACTATAG
- a CDS encoding cytochrome P450: MDVMDEASLKQFDVPDHIPRDRIYDFDMYNPAGNGEKDYYDIWRTLQEPGVPDIIWTPHNEGHWIATRGSTVSEVLKDYTRFTSEIFFIPKTMGAEWDGLPSMLNPPEHTPYRQILNRYMGRDKIMAMEPEIRALSIELIEAFAADGHCELKSQLADIFPIKMFLALTKLPYEDADKLLRYVAMMMKPEGTAEEMADSLVRGKKALYDYIAPVLAERTANPGSDIISGIAHATVDGRPLTTDEKNRLITIVLLGGLDTVLNFIPVCFAHLAQHPDVVEEIHKNADRLAMVSEELFRRFPLVNEGRMVAKDIEYDGVLLKAGDMVLAPTTMHGIDDRENECPMKVDFTRKKKSHSTFGAGAHVCAGMHLARIEVMILLEEWLKRIPRFRMKPGFKFITRSGIIGSADALELEWDVN, translated from the coding sequence ATGGACGTGATGGATGAGGCGAGTCTGAAGCAGTTCGATGTCCCGGATCATATTCCGAGGGACAGGATCTACGACTTCGACATGTACAACCCTGCGGGCAATGGTGAAAAAGACTATTATGATATCTGGCGGACGCTGCAGGAACCCGGCGTGCCGGACATCATCTGGACGCCGCATAATGAAGGCCACTGGATTGCTACGCGTGGCAGCACAGTCTCAGAGGTGTTGAAGGATTATACACGCTTCACCAGCGAGATATTCTTCATTCCCAAGACGATGGGCGCGGAATGGGACGGTCTGCCGTCCATGCTCAATCCTCCTGAACATACGCCCTATCGCCAGATTCTGAACCGTTACATGGGTCGTGACAAGATCATGGCCATGGAGCCGGAAATCCGGGCGCTGTCGATCGAACTGATTGAGGCGTTCGCCGCAGATGGACATTGCGAATTGAAATCGCAGCTGGCGGATATCTTCCCCATCAAGATGTTCCTCGCACTCACCAAACTGCCTTACGAAGATGCAGACAAGCTGCTCCGCTACGTGGCAATGATGATGAAGCCGGAAGGCACGGCTGAAGAAATGGCCGATAGCTTGGTCCGGGGGAAGAAGGCACTCTACGATTATATCGCGCCTGTTCTGGCGGAGCGTACCGCAAATCCCGGCAGCGACATTATCAGTGGAATTGCCCATGCCACTGTCGACGGGCGGCCGCTGACCACGGATGAGAAGAACCGCCTGATCACGATCGTGCTGCTGGGCGGGCTCGACACGGTGCTGAACTTCATTCCGGTATGCTTCGCTCATCTCGCTCAGCATCCCGACGTGGTGGAAGAGATCCACAAGAATGCCGATCGTCTGGCGATGGTCAGCGAAGAACTGTTCCGGCGCTTTCCACTCGTAAACGAAGGTCGCATGGTGGCAAAGGACATCGAATATGACGGCGTCCTGCTGAAAGCCGGTGACATGGTGCTCGCGCCCACGACGATGCACGGCATCGACGATCGCGAAAACGAGTGCCCGATGAAGGTGGACTTTACCCGTAAGAAGAAGTCGCACAGCACTTTCGGGGCGGGTGCGCATGTCTGCGCGGGAATGCATCTTGCGCGGATCGAAGTGATGATCCTGCTGGAGGAATGGCTGAAGCGGATCCCTCGCTTCCGCATGAAGCCGGGATTCAAGTTCATCACGCGTAGCGGCATCATCGGATCGGCTGATGCGCTTGAGCTCGAGTGGGACGTAAACTGA
- a CDS encoding nuclear transport factor 2 family protein, with protein sequence MSKAEFNRKLINDYLDCWERGDIETAQSYWSDDMFFFQAGHSRLAGKFDSPADFNKRWVGPLLEMTNNRWTVTSNPEVILSGDDGCVVNIYEKMVRDGKGEIDTNKLVVYTIRGDKITSCRMYDGDQGAIDDFWS encoded by the coding sequence ATGAGCAAGGCTGAATTCAACCGCAAATTGATCAATGACTATCTGGATTGCTGGGAACGCGGCGATATCGAGACTGCGCAGAGCTATTGGTCCGACGATATGTTTTTCTTCCAGGCCGGTCACAGCAGGCTGGCCGGAAAGTTCGATAGTCCGGCGGATTTCAATAAGCGCTGGGTGGGGCCGTTGCTCGAAATGACCAACAATCGCTGGACGGTCACGTCCAACCCGGAAGTCATCTTGTCGGGCGATGATGGCTGCGTCGTCAACATCTACGAAAAGATGGTGCGCGACGGAAAGGGCGAGATCGATACGAACAAGCTGGTCGTCTACACTATTCGCGGCGACAAGATTACCAGCTGCCGCATGTATGACGGCGACCAGGGAGCTATTGACGACTTCTGGTCGTAA
- a CDS encoding carboxylesterase/lipase family protein, with the protein MKLDRRNFVTASTAALLAGRGLLASSASDAAIPAARRMVKTAEGTLRGYETAKLAIFKGVAYGEDTAHRRFQAPVPVKPWNGVRDALTYGSPCYQNNPDPPAWQDAQPESEDCLKLNIWAPKDARNVPVMVWIHGGGYWWGSGGMPAYDGSALAERGGVIVVTVNHRLNVFGYLNLGSLVPEFENIGNPGHRDLVEALRWIQRNIAAFGGDAQQVTIFGESGGGGKVTTLLSTPSAKGLFQRAIVQSLSAPRFRTNDMAQKEVRDLCALVGVDPNNPRALVDVPATELKPAYAEFFKGDALIGDIGLLPLAPVQDGNLLPYQPRDPRAMALWADVPLLVGTTRDEAVWLMSQNGSLPNPSNDEELLAALAPMRHLGRPRLDALVRAFRHQMPNADRQHLMVAVGTTIWMGADAVRQADMKAALDAAPVYYYRFDWEEPFMNGFWALHGGDVGFVFGTQDLPTIVDAKSDVIAERSKRYRNKEWYAVRDAMMDSWIAFAKTGNPGNKTVPDWPAYSLASRSFMRFDVHSSVAQDPLPAEVIALMYDA; encoded by the coding sequence GTGAAACTTGATCGCCGTAATTTTGTGACTGCAAGCACGGCCGCCTTGCTCGCGGGTCGGGGCTTGCTTGCAAGTTCGGCATCGGACGCAGCTATCCCCGCGGCCCGCCGCATGGTCAAAACGGCCGAGGGCACGCTGCGCGGCTATGAAACTGCAAAGCTCGCCATCTTCAAGGGGGTCGCTTACGGAGAGGACACAGCGCACCGGCGCTTCCAGGCGCCTGTTCCTGTCAAACCGTGGAATGGCGTGCGGGACGCGCTTACCTACGGGTCGCCCTGCTATCAGAATAATCCTGACCCCCCGGCATGGCAGGATGCGCAGCCGGAAAGCGAAGATTGCCTGAAGCTCAATATCTGGGCGCCCAAGGATGCCCGGAACGTGCCCGTCATGGTCTGGATTCACGGTGGCGGCTATTGGTGGGGTTCAGGCGGTATGCCCGCCTATGACGGTTCTGCCCTGGCCGAAAGAGGCGGGGTCATCGTAGTCACGGTGAACCATCGGCTCAATGTCTTCGGTTATCTGAACCTGGGTTCACTGGTTCCTGAATTTGAAAATATCGGCAATCCCGGTCATCGCGATCTGGTGGAAGCGCTCCGCTGGATTCAACGGAACATCGCGGCCTTTGGTGGCGATGCTCAGCAGGTAACGATCTTTGGGGAATCAGGGGGCGGGGGCAAAGTCACGACCTTGCTTTCGACGCCCAGCGCCAAGGGGCTGTTCCAGCGCGCGATTGTGCAGAGTTTGTCAGCGCCGCGATTCCGAACGAATGACATGGCGCAGAAGGAAGTGCGCGACCTCTGCGCGTTGGTGGGGGTCGATCCGAACAACCCGCGTGCTCTGGTCGATGTGCCTGCGACCGAATTAAAGCCGGCCTACGCGGAATTTTTCAAGGGTGACGCGCTGATAGGGGATATCGGCCTGCTGCCCCTGGCGCCCGTCCAGGACGGCAATCTGCTGCCCTATCAGCCACGCGATCCACGCGCGATGGCCCTTTGGGCAGATGTGCCGCTTCTGGTCGGCACTACGCGGGACGAAGCGGTGTGGCTGATGTCGCAAAATGGGTCGCTTCCCAACCCGTCAAACGACGAGGAGCTTTTGGCAGCGCTTGCACCGATGCGTCATCTTGGACGGCCGCGACTGGACGCCTTGGTCCGCGCCTTCCGTCATCAAATGCCGAACGCTGATCGGCAGCATCTGATGGTCGCGGTCGGGACCACCATTTGGATGGGCGCCGATGCGGTGCGTCAGGCGGACATGAAAGCCGCGCTCGATGCTGCGCCGGTCTATTATTACCGCTTCGACTGGGAAGAACCATTCATGAACGGATTCTGGGCGTTGCATGGTGGGGATGTCGGCTTTGTATTCGGCACCCAGGATCTGCCGACGATCGTCGACGCGAAATCGGATGTCATCGCGGAGCGCAGCAAGCGCTACCGCAACAAAGAATGGTACGCCGTGCGAGATGCGATGATGGATAGTTGGATCGCCTTTGCCAAAACCGGCAATCCCGGCAACAAGACGGTGCCGGATTGGCCCGCTTATTCGCTGGCAAGCCGTTCCTTCATGCGGTTCGATGTTCATTCTTCGGTGGCCCAGGACCCGCTTCCGGCTGAAGTTATCGCCTTGATGTATGATGCTTGA